In a single window of the Zea mays cultivar B73 chromosome 5, Zm-B73-REFERENCE-NAM-5.0, whole genome shotgun sequence genome:
- the LOC103628119 gene encoding dolabradiene monooxygenase — protein sequence MEDKVLLAVAMVALIAVLSKLKSLLETKPKLNLPPGPWTLPLIGSIHHLVSSPLPYRAMRELAHKHGPLMMLWLGEVPTLVVSSPEAAQAITKTHDVTFADRHMNSTVDILTFNGNDIVFGTYGEQWRQLRKLSVLELLSVARVQSFQRIREEEVARFMRNLAASAGAGATVDLSKMISSFINDTFVRESIGSRCKHQDEYLDALHTGIRVAAELSVANLFPSSRLLQSLSTARRKAVAARDEMARILGQIIRETKEAMDWGDKASNESMISVLLRLQKEAGLPIELTDDIVMALMFDLFGAGSDTSSTTLTWCMTEMIRYPATMAKAQAEVREAFKGKTTITEDDLSRANLSYLKLVVKEALRLHCPVPLLIPRKCRETCQIMGYDIPKDTCVLVNVWAICRDSRYWEDADEFKPERFENSSLDYKGTSHEYLPFGSGRRMCPGGNLGVANMELALASLLYHFDWKLPSGQEPKDVDVWEAAGLVGRKNAGLVLHPVSRFAPVNA from the exons ATGGAGGACAAGGTGCTCCTCGCCGTGGCCATGGTGGCGCTGATCGCCGTCCTCTCCAAGCTCAAGTCGTTGCTCgagaccaagccgaagctgaacCTGCCCCCAGGGCCATGGACGCTGCCATTGATCGGCAGCATCCACCACCTCGTCAGCAGCCCGCTGCCCTACCGAGCGATGCGCGAGCTCGCACACAAGCACGGGCCGCTCATGATGCTGTGGCTGGGCGAGGTGCCCACGCTGGTGGTGTCGTCGCCGGAGGCCGCGCAGGCGATCACCAAGACGCACGACGTCACGTTCGCCGACCGTCACATGAACAGCACCGTCGACATACTCACCTTCAACGGCAATGACATAGTGTTCGGGACGTACGGCGAGCAGTGGCGCCAGCTCCGTAAGCTCAGCGTGCTGGAGCTGCTGAGCGTGGCGCGGGTGCAGTCGTTCCAGCGCATCCGCGAGGAGGAGGTGGCGCGGTTCATGCGGAACCTGGCCGCGTCCGCCGGCGCCGGTGCCACCGTCGACCTGTCGAAGATGATATCTAGCTTCATCAACGACACCTTCGTCAGGGAGTCCATCGGCAGCCGGTGCAAGCATCAGGACGAGTACCTGGATGCACTGCACACTGGCATTCGGGTGGCCGCGGAGCTAAGCGTAGCTAACCTCTTCCCGTCGTCTAGGCTGTTGCAGAGTCTTAGCACGGCGCGACGCAAGGCGGTAGCGGCCCGCGACGAGATGGCGCGCATCCTCGGGCAGATCATCCGCGAGACCAAGGAAGCCATGGACTGGGGTGACAAGGCTTCAAACGAGAGCATGATCTCCGTCCTGCTGAGGCTGCAGAAAGAGGCCGGCTTGCCCATCGAGCTTACGGACGACATCGTCATGGCGCTCATGTTT GACTTGTTTGGCGCGGGCAGCGACACCTCGTCGACAACGCTAACCTGGTGCATGACAGAGATGATCCGGTACCCGGCCACGATGGCCAAAGCGCAGGCCGAGGTCCGGGAGGCCTTCAAGGGGAAGACCACAATCACGGAAGACGACCTGTCCAGGGCAAACCTTAGCTACCTCAAGCTCGTGGTGAAGGAAGCGCTCAGGTTGCACTGCCCGGTGCCGCTCCTGATCCCACGCAAATGCCGCGAGACATGCCAGATCATGGGCTACGACATCCCTAAAGACACATGCGTGCTCGTCAATGTCTGGGCCATCTGTAGGGACTCTAGGTACTGGGAAGATGCCGACGAATTCAAGCCGGAGCGGTTCGAGAACTCCAGCCTAGACTACAAAGGGACAAGCCACGAGTACCTCCCGTTCGGGTCTGGCCGTCGAATGTGCCCAGGAGGGAACCTTGGAGTGGCCAACATGGAGCTTGCACTAGCCAGCCTTCTGTACCATTTCGATTGGAAGCTACCAAGTGGACAGGAGCCCAAGGATGTGGATGTTTGGGAGGCTGCAGGACTGGTTGGAAGGAAAAACGCAGGCCTGGTTTTGCACCCGGTCAGCCGCTTTGCTCCGGTTAATGCCTAA